Proteins encoded together in one Dermacentor variabilis isolate Ectoservices chromosome 2, ASM5094787v1, whole genome shotgun sequence window:
- the LOC142571788 gene encoding perilipin-2-like, protein MPEAIAEVPPLQGVQSNFVTRISELPAVTSLWETAAQSYARAKANPGLLAYAIGTAEKSAAVAFATSKPVVDKLATPISIVDCLACKGLDKLEEVYPDVKKKAPDQIVTDAVEYGLKKYGDVKDYGMSQISNIKNVSAGTVHMVAHPVETISQCQSQILGYAKQALVATEATLDQHIASLGIDMKKEGNETMPPEDVALLARLDSISRKATTCASRHAALQLSVLQRYAGDSLSRFQVALQLIQSMKQNLATSTNQSFQETLARMSLHSSWLQGLLSEPTDEAQVKNVQAMVLAVARGALGATSRALEHPAVLVRGMSSQLQESYSRLLSSMSDMLQTLTGVANISELTTATLNNLYLQSIRLEYSVRLFTQQALEWLISLPVVERLLPTPTEMTTFGSDSTRTVGSSEEDSSADESL, encoded by the exons ATGCCGGAGGCCATTGCCGAGGTACCGCCCCTTCAAGGCGTGCAGTCCAACTTTGTGACTCGCATAAGCGAACTGCCCGCCGTCACAAGTCTGTGGGAAACCGCAGCACAGTCGTACGCTCGGGCGAAAGCCAACCCGGGCCTGTTGGCGTATGCGATCGGCACCGCCGAGAAATCGGCGGCAGTAGCCTTCGCCACAAGCAAGCCCGTTGTGGACAAGTTGGCTACGCCGATCAGCATCGTCGACTGTTTGGCCTGCAAGGGGCTCGACAAGCTCGAAGAGGTCTACCCTGACGTCAAGAAGAAGGCACCCGATCAGATAGTGACTGATGCCGTCGAGTACGGGCTCAAGAAGTATGGCGATGTCAAGGATTACGGCATGTCTCAG ATCAGCAACATCAAAAATGTGTCTGCTGGTACGGTTCACATGGTGGCACATCCTGTGGAGACTATCTCACAGTGCCAGAGCCAAATCTTGGGCTATGCCAAGCAAGCTCTTGTTGCTACTGAAGCTACATTGGACCAG CACATTGCATCCCTTGGGATTGACATGAAGAAAGAAGGGAACGAGACCATGCCTCCAGAAGATGTGGCTCTTCTGGCTCGGCTGGACAGCATCTCACGCAAGGCAACAACATGCGCCTCGCGCCATGCTGCCCTGCAGCTCAGTGTGCTGCAGCGGTATGCTGGCGACTCCCTGTCTCGGTTCCAGGTGGCTCTGCAGCTAATCCAGAGCATGAAGCAGAATCTGGCGACCAGCACCAACCAGTCGTTCCAGGAGACCCTGGCACGCATGAGCCTCCATTCATCCTGGCTACAGGGACTCCTGAGCGAGCCTACCGATGAGGCCCAGGTGAAG AATGTGCAAGCCATGGTGCTTGCTGTTGCTCGAGGTGCACTGGGTGCCACCAGCCGTGCCCTGGAGCACCCTGCAGTCCTGGTTCGCGGCATGTCCTCCCAGTTGCAGGAGTCCTACAGTCGGCTGCTCAGCTCGATGTCGGACATGCTGCAGACCCTGACGGGCGTCGCCAACATCAGCGAGCTGACTACAGCCACTCTCAACAACCTTTACCTGCAGTCCATCCGGCTTGAGTATTCGGTTCGCCTGTTCACCCAGCAGGCACTGGAGTGGCTG ATTTCACTTCCTGTAGTGGAACGCCTCCTACCGACGCCCACAGAGATGACAACGTTTGGCTCGGACTCGACGAGAACAGTTGGATCATCCGAAGAAGACTCCTCTGCTGATGAATCCTTGTAG
- the LOC142570832 gene encoding uncharacterized protein LOC142570832 isoform X2, translated as MYNGVVSSTHVRASTVISREPYDLFAESETELDQTPSVAVSSSTSSTCNKSSNEIDEILHNVMQQVDAEILQCVDRGKPLTSILCSPPGRAWRHRQSSSAEHAGSAATAGRQRPRQLPRGCSSRCPPPASGVRWLDTPHADVNDPEVQQSLQAVQPFDFQMGGRAPPVHIAGVDPDIDEEAELPDFPDMQ; from the exons ATGTATAACGGTGTTGTCTCTTCCACACACGTGAG GGCTTCGACCGTTATTAGTAGAGAACCGTACGACCTGTTCGCGGAGTCAGAAACAGAGCTTGATCAAACGCCGTCGGTTGCGGTATCAAGTAGCACCAG TTCGACATGCAACAAGAGCTCAAATGAAATCGACGAAATACTTCACAACGTCATGCAACAG GTGGACGCTGAGATCCTGCAGTGCGTGGATCGAGGGAAGCCCCTGACAAGCATCCTCTGCTCGCCCCCCGGGCGCGCCTGGAGGCACAG GCAGTCCTCCTCCGCCGAGCACGCAGGGTCGGCGGCCACCGCTGGGAGACAGCGACCGCGTCAGCTTCCTCGGGGCTGCTCCTCGCGCTGTCCACCACCGGCGAGCGGCGTGCGCTGGCTGGACACGCCGCACGCG GACGTGAACGATCCCGAAGTGCAACAGTCTCTGCAGGCAGTACAGCCTTTTGACTTCCAGATGGGCGGCAGAGCACCACCGGTTCACATCGCCGGCGTAGATCCCGACATCGACGAGGAAGCTGAGCTGCCTGACTTTCCTGATATGCAGTAA
- the LOC142570832 gene encoding uncharacterized protein LOC142570832 isoform X1, protein MYNGVVSSTHVRASTVISREPYDLFAESETELDQTPSVAVSSSTSSTCNKSSNEIDEILHNVMQQVDAEILQCVDRGKPLTSILCSPPGRAWRHRQSSSAEHAGSAATAGRQRPRQLPRGCSSRCPPPASGVRWLDTPHAVSVTRGMRGTQQLTPFDDARVRQAYHRARWMNRALQFRIALDVNDPEVQQSLQAVQPFDFQMGGRAPPVHIAGVDPDIDEEAELPDFPDMQ, encoded by the exons ATGTATAACGGTGTTGTCTCTTCCACACACGTGAG GGCTTCGACCGTTATTAGTAGAGAACCGTACGACCTGTTCGCGGAGTCAGAAACAGAGCTTGATCAAACGCCGTCGGTTGCGGTATCAAGTAGCACCAG TTCGACATGCAACAAGAGCTCAAATGAAATCGACGAAATACTTCACAACGTCATGCAACAG GTGGACGCTGAGATCCTGCAGTGCGTGGATCGAGGGAAGCCCCTGACAAGCATCCTCTGCTCGCCCCCCGGGCGCGCCTGGAGGCACAG GCAGTCCTCCTCCGCCGAGCACGCAGGGTCGGCGGCCACCGCTGGGAGACAGCGACCGCGTCAGCTTCCTCGGGGCTGCTCCTCGCGCTGTCCACCACCGGCGAGCGGCGTGCGCTGGCTGGACACGCCGCACGCGGTGAGCGTGACCCGGGGCATGCGCGGCACCCAGCAGCTGACGCCCTTCGACGATGCCCGCGTGCGCCAGGCCTACCACCGGGCGCGCTGGATGAACCGGGCGCTGCAGTTCCGCATAGCGCTG GACGTGAACGATCCCGAAGTGCAACAGTCTCTGCAGGCAGTACAGCCTTTTGACTTCCAGATGGGCGGCAGAGCACCACCGGTTCACATCGCCGGCGTAGATCCCGACATCGACGAGGAAGCTGAGCTGCCTGACTTTCCTGATATGCAGTAA